Proteins encoded within one genomic window of Elephas maximus indicus isolate mEleMax1 chromosome 21, mEleMax1 primary haplotype, whole genome shotgun sequence:
- the CX3CL1 gene encoding fractalkine isoform X3, translating to MAAAPGCSVPPDHPAGCLVTKKHRLFCANPEEKWVQEAMEHLDRQAAALTENGGTFEKLMGTGGPTATPAKWETYKYAVSESKAAGESSGPELTPPSQEAQNALGTSPELPTRVAISSGTKSPSTSKAEDEGPPPGPEGTELFNVAAVSTTTSTMITWQSSAAYQPGSGLWVEGTASEAPSTEAPSTEAHSTQDPSTEAPTISHPAPEDSVGAEGQLVWVQEQSPMPENSPGSEEMGPIAAHTDAFLDWGPSSMAHTSVVPVSFVGTPSRERGAKGSCAPKAEETIHTAMDPQRLGALITPIPDPQAATRRQAVGLLAFLGLLFSLGVAMFAYQSLQGCSHRMAGEMVEGLRYGPLICGSNSYVLVPV from the coding sequence CTTGGTGACAAAGAAGCATAGATTGTTCTGTGCTAACCCAGAGGAGAAATGGGTCCAGGAGGCCATGGAGCATCTGGACCGCCAGGCAGCTGCTCTGACCGAAAATGGGGGCACGTTTGAGAAGCTTATGGGCACAGGAGGGCCCACGGCAACCCCAGCCAAATGGGAAACGTACAAGTATGCCGTGTCAGAGTCCAAAGCTGCAGGGGAGAGCAGTGGTCCGGAGCTAACTCCTCCTTCTCAGGAGGCACAGAATGCCTTGGGGACTTCCCCAGAGCTGCCAACCAGAGTGGCCATTTCTTCGGGGACCAAGTCCCCCTCAACCTCAAAGGCTGAGGATGAAGGTCCTCCACCAGGGCCTGAGGGAACTGAGCTTTTCAATGTAGCTGCTGTCTCCACCACGACATCTACCATGATAACTTGGCAGAGTTCTGCTGCCTACCAACCTGGGTCAGGCCTCTGGGTGGAGGGAACGGCCTCTGAAGCCCCCTCCACAGAAGCCCCCTCCACCGAGGCCCACTCCACTCAGGACCCCTCCACTGAGGCACCCACCATTTCACACCCAGCCCCAGAAGACAGTGTTGGGGCTGAAGGCCAACTGGTATGGGTCCAGGAACAGAGCCCCATGCCAGAGAACTCTCCAGGGTCTGAGGAGATGGGTCCCATTGCAGCTCACACAGATGCTTTCCTGGACTGGGGGCCTAGCAGTATGGCCCACACTTCTGTGGTCCCCGTCTCCTTTGTAGGAACCCCCAGCAGGGAGCGAGGGGCTAAAGGCAGCTGTGCTCCGAAGGCTGAGGAGACCATTCACACCGCTATGGACCCCCAGAGACTGGGAGCTCTCATCACTCCTATCCCTGACCCTCAGGCAGCCACCCGGAGGCAGGCAGTGGGGCTGCTAGCCTTCCTTggccttcttttctccctggggGTGGCCATGTTTGCCTACCAGAGCCTCCAGGGCTGCTCCCACAGAATGGCGGGGGAGATGGTAGAAGGGCTTCGCTATGGCCCCCTGATCTGTGGCAGTAACTCATATGTCCTGGTGCCAGTGTGA